From Hoplias malabaricus isolate fHopMal1 chromosome 11, fHopMal1.hap1, whole genome shotgun sequence, a single genomic window includes:
- the fzd9b gene encoding frizzled-9b — MESSPLKVVITLWCQLVIAASSLEIASYDFERGRPAKCEPIVIPMCQGIGYNLTRMPNFMDHDSQKEAAIKLNEFAPLVEYGCDVHLRFFLCSLYAPMCTDQVSTSIPACRPMCEQARQKCSPIMEKFNYAWPDSLDCSKLPTRNDPNALCMEAPENDTKPETKKGEGMLPVPPRPRQSDTVIGRPVGPLGVCENPEKFQYVEKSESCAPRCSSAVDVFWSRQDKDFAFIWMAVWSTLCFVSTAFTVLTFLLDPHRFQYPERPIIFLSMCYNVYSVAFIIRSVAGAENIACDRENGELYIIQEGLESTGCTIVFLILYYFGMASSIWWVILTLTWFLAAGKKWGHEAIESHSSYFHMAAWGIPALKTIVILTMRKVAGDELTGLCYVGSMDVGALTGFVLVPLSFYLVVGTSFVLTGFVALFHIRKVMKTEGTNTEKLEKLMVKIGIYSVLYTVPATCVIVCYFYERLNMDYWKFRGLESKCVTFPGRRNEDCSLEASVPAVAVFMLKIFMSLVVGITSGVWVWSSKTLQTWQGLCSRKLADRTSRKHCSGGSCSSTHCHYKAPTVVLHMSKNDPYSDSPTHV, encoded by the coding sequence ATGGAGAGTTCACCTCTGAAGGTTGTGATTACGCTGTGGTGTCAGCTTGTGATCGCAGCTTCCAGCCTGGAGATAGCCTCCTACGACTTTGAGAGAGGGAGACCGGCCAAGTGTGAGCCCATCGTCATCCCCATGTGCCAGGGAATCGGATACAACCTCACCCGCATGCCCAACTTCATGGACCATGACAGTCAGAAAGAGGCAGCGATCAAACTCAACGAGTTTGCTCCGCTGGTGGAGTACGGCTGTGACGTCCACCTTCGCTTCTTCCTCTGCTCGCTCTACGCCCCCATGTGCACTGACCAGGTGTCCACTTCGATTCCCGCCTGCAGACCCATGTGCGAACAGGCCCGTCAGAAGTGCTCGCCAATCATGGAGAAGTTTAACTACGCCTGGCCCGATTCTCTGGACTGCTCCAAACTGCCTACAAGGAATGACCCGAACGCGTTGTGCATGGAGGCTCCGGAGAACGACACTAAACCAGAGACTAAGAAAGGGGAAGGCATGCTTCCTGTACCTCCCCGACCCAGGCAATCTGACACTGTAATTGGGCGTCCAGTGGGTCCTCTGGGGGTTTGCGAGAACCCAGAGAAGTTCCAGTACGTGGAAAAGAGCGAGTCATGTGCGCCACGCTGCTCCTCAGCCGTTGATGTCTTCTGGTCCAGGCAGGACAAGGACTTTGCTTTCATCTGGATGGCAGTGTGGTCCACGCTGTGTTTTGTGTCCACAGCTTTCACCGTCCTTACTTTTCTCCTGGACCCGCATCGCTTCCAGTACCCCGAGAGGCCCATCatcttcctctccatgtgctacAATGTCTACTCAGTAGCCTTCATCATCCGCTCAGTAGCCGGAGCAGAGAACATCGCTTGTGACCGTGAGAACGGGGAGTTGTACATCATCCAAGAAGGGCTCGAGAGCACAGGCTGCACCATAGTATTCCTCATCCTCTACTACTTTGGCATGGCCAGCTCCATCTGGTGGGTCATCCTCACGCTCACGTGGTTCCTAGCAGCGGGGAAAAAGTGGGGGCATGAAGCCATTGAGTCTCACAGCAGCTACTTCCACATGGCAGCCTGGGGCATCCCTGCATTGAAAACTATAGTCATCCTAACCATGAGGAAAGTGGCAGGAGATGAGCTGACAGGCCTGTGCTATGTAGGCAGCATGGACGTGGGGGCCTTAACGGGCTTTGTCCTGGTGCCTCTCTCCTTCTACCTGGTGGTGGGAACATCTTTCGTCCTCACTGGCTTTGTAGCGCTCTTCCACATCCGGAAAGTCATGAAAACGGAGGGCACCAACACAGAGAAGCTGGAGAAGCTCATGGTAAAGATCGGCATCTATTCTGTCCTCTACACTGTGCCCGCCACTTGCGTCATTGTCTGCTACTTCTATGAGAGGCTCAACATGGACTACTGGAAGTTTCGTGGCTTGGAGAGCAAGTGTGTCACCTTCCCAGGGCGCAGGAATGAGGACTGCAGCCTGGAGGCTTCCGTGCCTGCTGTGGCTGTGTTCATGCTTAAGATTTTCATGTCTCTGGTGGTGGGCATCACAAGTGGGGTGTGGGTATGGAGCTCCAAGACCCTGCAGACCTGGCAGGGCTTATGTAGCCGCAAGTTGGCGGACAGGACTAGCAGGAAGCACTGCAGTGGAGGGAGCTGTAGCAGCACACATTGTCATTACAAAGCCCCCACCGTGGTACTGCACATGTCCAAGAATGACCCATACTCAGATAGCCCCACACATGTATGA